One genomic window of Desulfonatronum sp. SC1 includes the following:
- the pyk gene encoding pyruvate kinase, whose product MHCKTVATLGPASLNYDVMKAMVQHGVRIFRLNFSHADAKFFVPAMEMIRRLEGELEMPLTAMADLCGPKVRIGDVDGSPLQVNKGGHVLLGPLELKRPGSAPYISLEIPALLQGLQVGMPVNLSDGMLQFRVSRVLQENELFELEAQNGGYLTSHKGISFPGKSLSIKALTDKDRKDVREALEIGIDAVALSFVQEASDVADLQQVIREQGAWIPVIAKLERQNAVDNLDSILALADGVMVARGDLGLECPLSALPIIQKRILRACRHAQKPAIVATQMLLSMVTNPIPTRAECTDVANAILDGADCVMLSEETAVGNNPVEAVRYMHDIARDAEAYYLERLGEPYFPRKEKNPGKYLAYAACLLADNAESKALVCHSSTGTTARLISSRRPARPIYALTTDDRALRALNFVWGVHPRLVKPELESHMARATSFVQDYPEFQPGDNVIITSGQRTPGQKELSTNQIKIYTK is encoded by the coding sequence ATGCACTGCAAGACTGTCGCCACACTCGGTCCGGCCTCGTTGAACTACGACGTGATGAAGGCCATGGTCCAACATGGGGTCCGTATCTTTCGGCTGAACTTCTCTCATGCCGACGCCAAATTCTTCGTTCCGGCCATGGAGATGATCCGCCGCCTGGAGGGGGAGCTGGAAATGCCGTTGACGGCCATGGCCGATCTGTGCGGCCCCAAGGTGCGCATCGGCGACGTGGATGGTTCGCCTCTGCAAGTGAACAAGGGAGGCCACGTTCTTTTGGGGCCTCTGGAGCTTAAGCGCCCTGGTTCCGCTCCCTATATCAGCCTGGAGATTCCGGCCCTGCTGCAAGGCCTTCAGGTAGGCATGCCGGTGAACCTCAGTGACGGCATGCTCCAGTTTCGCGTCTCTCGTGTGCTTCAGGAGAACGAACTTTTCGAGCTGGAGGCCCAGAACGGGGGCTATCTGACCTCGCACAAGGGAATTTCCTTTCCCGGCAAGAGCCTCTCGATCAAGGCGTTGACGGACAAGGACCGCAAGGACGTGCGCGAAGCCCTGGAGATCGGCATCGACGCCGTGGCCCTGTCCTTCGTGCAGGAAGCCTCGGATGTGGCCGACCTGCAGCAAGTGATCCGCGAACAGGGAGCGTGGATCCCGGTGATCGCCAAGCTGGAGCGCCAGAACGCCGTGGACAACCTGGATTCCATCCTGGCCCTGGCCGACGGGGTGATGGTCGCCCGGGGCGACCTCGGCCTGGAATGTCCGCTTTCGGCTCTGCCGATCATCCAGAAAAGAATCCTCCGGGCCTGCCGCCATGCCCAGAAACCGGCCATCGTCGCCACTCAGATGCTCTTGTCCATGGTCACGAATCCCATTCCCACCCGGGCCGAGTGCACGGACGTGGCCAACGCCATTCTGGACGGCGCGGATTGCGTGATGCTGTCCGAGGAGACCGCGGTGGGCAACAATCCGGTGGAGGCTGTGCGCTACATGCACGACATCGCCAGGGACGCCGAAGCCTATTATCTGGAGCGTTTGGGCGAGCCGTACTTCCCCAGGAAGGAAAAAAATCCCGGCAAGTACCTCGCTTATGCCGCCTGCCTACTGGCGGACAACGCCGAGAGCAAGGCCCTGGTCTGCCATTCCTCCACCGGCACCACCGCCCGACTGATTTCCAGCCGTCGACCAGCCCGGCCCATCTACGCCCTGACCACTGACGACCGGGCCCTGCGAGCCCTGAATTTCGTCTGGGGAGTCCATCCCCGGCTGGTGAAGCCCGAGCTGGAAAGCCACATGGCCCGTGCCACCAGTTTCGTGCAGGACTATCCGGAGTTCCAGCCCGGGGACAACGTGATCATCACCTCGGGGCAGAGAACGCCGGGACAAAAGGAACTGTCCACCAACCAGATCAAGATCTACACCAAATAG
- the rpsI gene encoding 30S ribosomal protein S9 yields the protein MSSEFFYGTGRRKSAVARTRIYPGSGQILVNNRPFDEYFPRATLRMIVRQPLNLTKTLGKFDIKATVDGGGVAGQAEALRHGISRALLAFDVELRATLKRAGLLTRDARIKERKKYGLRSARARFQYSKR from the coding sequence ATGAGCAGTGAATTCTTCTACGGAACCGGACGCCGGAAATCCGCCGTGGCCAGGACCCGCATCTACCCTGGAAGCGGCCAGATTCTGGTAAACAATCGACCCTTTGACGAATATTTTCCCCGGGCCACTCTGCGGATGATCGTGCGCCAGCCCTTGAACCTGACCAAAACCCTGGGCAAGTTCGACATCAAGGCCACCGTGGACGGCGGCGGCGTAGCCGGACAGGCCGAGGCCCTGCGCCACGGCATTTCCCGTGCACTGCTGGCCTTTGACGTGGAACTGCGGGCAACTCTGAAACGCGCCGGCCTGCTGACCCGGGACGCCCGGATCAAGGAACGTAAAAAGTACGGCCTGCGTTCCGCCCGCGCCCGGTTCCAATACTCCAAGCGGTAA
- the rplM gene encoding 50S ribosomal protein L13 — MKTYSPTAAELNREWYVVDAEDKILGRLASTIAMRLRGKHKPEFVPHMDNGDFIVVVNAEKVKVTGAKLDQKMYNRHSGYMGGLKQTNLRTMLQKKPEHVLQHAVKGMLPKNRLGRALLKKLKVYPGTEHPHAAQQPKKMDF, encoded by the coding sequence ATGAAGACATATTCCCCGACGGCGGCGGAGCTGAACCGCGAATGGTACGTGGTCGACGCCGAAGACAAGATTCTGGGCCGCTTGGCAAGCACCATCGCCATGCGCCTGCGTGGAAAACATAAGCCCGAGTTCGTCCCGCACATGGACAACGGCGATTTTATCGTCGTGGTCAATGCCGAGAAGGTCAAGGTTACGGGCGCCAAGCTGGATCAGAAGATGTACAATCGGCATTCCGGCTACATGGGCGGCCTGAAGCAGACCAATCTGCGGACCATGCTTCAGAAAAAGCCCGAGCATGTCCTGCAGCACGCGGTCAAGGGCATGCTGCCCAAAAATCGCCTGGGACGCGCGTTGCTGAAGAAGCTGAAGGTATACCCCGGCACCGAGCATCCCCATGCGGCACAACAGCCGAAAAAAATGGATTTTTAA
- the tsoA gene encoding LULAXC motif (seleno)protein TsoA: MNEFRNALRDMPPEEAARIVADVAADVFPLLSDEQRLAIIVGMTGGQGTEQGEDKVSSMVHLULAECMDEGVDPTKMCQSLVDKVARSRQLMAIAHPEILVLFENWLEELEEEVLHMARSGTLEADQVAEAVGLSRSGANFLLAKLRHERRID; the protein is encoded by the coding sequence ATGAACGAATTTCGGAACGCCCTGCGCGACATGCCTCCGGAGGAGGCGGCCCGGATCGTGGCCGATGTGGCCGCGGACGTTTTTCCCTTGCTTTCCGACGAGCAGCGTCTGGCGATCATCGTCGGCATGACCGGGGGGCAAGGCACGGAACAGGGGGAAGACAAGGTCAGCAGCATGGTCCATCTCTGACTGGCCGAGTGCATGGACGAAGGTGTCGATCCAACAAAAATGTGTCAAAGCCTCGTGGACAAGGTGGCCCGCTCCCGGCAGCTGATGGCCATCGCCCATCCGGAAATCCTGGTGCTGTTCGAGAACTGGCTGGAAGAGTTGGAGGAGGAAGTGCTGCACATGGCCCGCTCGGGCACACTGGAAGCGGATCAGGTGGCCGAAGCCGTTGGGCTTTCCCGCTCCGGGGCGAATTTTCTCCTGGCCAAGCTGCGGCACGAGCGCCGGATTGATTGA
- a CDS encoding tetratricopeptide repeat protein — MFGVPAAFVLVFGGGPALALEMSLRQYPQREQVELRLPVDISTTSTVPLVRRVEGQVVRLDLPGVSQSELADLDLPSPAGARLLTAFLREPTGLLVRTSTEAFGFVSQFNPSTGLLLVDFFPDSLGNRWRETAPRQASPSAPPTLQARPGPSSERVPEPSEVPTTSPPEPSAVAPSPPSQTRTATEPSGTPDQRIVPRVEPSPEGVTEEVRRPLQERPGDEAVAPISMAALIPADSEETPQIRAPIRSVAPAQVDSPDPDTAPSRIQAQAPGAIRSPISRVGPEQSVPVAPVAERSVERQAESPSEPPAEPVTVPPDVARPPEPLMRQPIVRQPVAEAETEHEEDAEPASGVEAVPEPTPFSSPSIPERAEDPDKQHQRLLAAARAAMMNSEFDVAIDALRVLSNIPDLSDTAREEVLYNIGDALFGLHQDELADNFGPIAHAYERAMNFNPKSRRTPLALRNLGVLHLRVNNLPEAKAYFNVLKRDYPHDPVVPTTEYYLGQFFLERGDYDQAADYFQIVVQNHPEHSIAQQSSVGLSKALNALGYDEQAFQVMDFMEKRWPRYYIDEPELLELAGIIALRVNALESAKQRLLTYYNLIPDTPDADMLLARIGDIYLLSGQPDPAKRVFERAAKLFPDEEGGLIAKMRLVEGGIHDEPSLDDIFAIRRAAEVYSEIISKHPDSPLAAVATIKLAIWQIWNNRLEDSLMVVSEFLENQPNHSLVPKALEVGVEAFTQLVERNAADGRYPEILEQWRENVFLHDLLDDLSPSTQLGLAMAYWTAGEMEQAIALARPYLREDTPKELQIAALELILGIFLEQQEWARIVDLAPFREELPEAQRRELTYSVALAMENLGRSEEARPLWRGLAEDLGLSDAQRGYSLYFLARTAMQEEDFERVYLYAQEALSLLLLDREDPGKIRDAVTWLTQVTGRTGRLQEALAWALELDQLIDRSDPDWSMSRYRLAQLYQRAQNHAEWKAVLENLKAEDPQGLYGRLAASALQGRTLEDSAGRFF; from the coding sequence ATGTTCGGGGTTCCGGCGGCATTTGTCCTGGTTTTCGGGGGCGGACCCGCCTTGGCCCTGGAGATGAGTCTGCGACAGTATCCACAGCGGGAGCAGGTGGAATTGCGGTTGCCGGTGGACATATCGACGACTTCGACCGTTCCTTTGGTGCGTCGGGTCGAAGGCCAGGTCGTCCGCCTGGACCTGCCCGGCGTGAGCCAAAGCGAGCTGGCTGATCTTGACCTTCCCTCTCCCGCCGGGGCGCGGCTGCTGACGGCTTTTCTCCGGGAGCCCACCGGCCTCTTGGTCCGCACAAGCACCGAGGCCTTCGGTTTTGTCTCGCAATTCAATCCCTCCACCGGGCTGCTGCTGGTGGATTTTTTCCCAGACTCTTTGGGCAATCGCTGGCGGGAAACCGCCCCGCGCCAAGCATCCCCCTCAGCACCTCCAACGCTTCAGGCTCGGCCGGGACCATCTTCCGAACGTGTTCCCGAACCTTCAGAGGTCCCGACGACAAGCCCTCCGGAACCTTCCGCAGTTGCTCCGTCACCTCCTTCCCAAACACGGACTGCCACTGAACCGAGCGGGACGCCCGACCAACGGATCGTCCCGAGGGTGGAGCCATCCCCCGAAGGCGTGACGGAGGAGGTCCGCCGACCATTGCAGGAGCGTCCGGGTGATGAAGCCGTCGCCCCGATCTCCATGGCCGCTCTGATTCCGGCGGATTCGGAAGAAACGCCCCAAATCCGTGCACCGATTCGCTCCGTCGCTCCCGCACAGGTTGATTCGCCCGACCCGGATACTGCTCCATCGCGTATCCAAGCCCAGGCCCCGGGCGCGATTCGCTCGCCGATTTCCCGCGTCGGCCCGGAACAATCCGTCCCCGTGGCTCCGGTCGCTGAACGGTCCGTTGAGCGGCAGGCCGAATCGCCGAGCGAACCACCAGCGGAACCAGTGACTGTTCCGCCCGATGTCGCTCGGCCGCCTGAACCATTGATGCGTCAACCCATCGTTCGTCAGCCCGTGGCAGAAGCCGAGACGGAGCACGAGGAAGACGCCGAGCCTGCTTCCGGTGTGGAGGCGGTTCCGGAGCCGACGCCCTTCTCCAGTCCTTCCATTCCGGAGCGGGCCGAAGATCCGGACAAACAGCATCAGAGGTTATTGGCAGCGGCCCGAGCGGCGATGATGAACTCGGAGTTTGATGTGGCCATCGATGCCCTGCGGGTTCTTTCCAACATTCCGGACTTGTCGGACACGGCGCGGGAGGAGGTGTTGTACAACATCGGCGACGCCTTGTTCGGGCTGCACCAGGATGAGCTGGCTGACAATTTTGGCCCCATTGCCCATGCCTATGAGCGGGCCATGAATTTCAATCCGAAATCCCGCAGAACCCCGCTGGCCTTGCGCAATCTGGGTGTACTCCATTTGCGGGTGAACAACCTGCCGGAAGCCAAGGCCTATTTCAACGTGCTGAAGCGCGATTATCCCCATGACCCCGTGGTGCCCACCACGGAGTACTATCTCGGGCAGTTTTTTCTGGAACGGGGGGACTACGACCAAGCCGCGGACTATTTTCAAATCGTGGTCCAGAATCACCCGGAGCACTCCATCGCCCAGCAGTCCTCGGTAGGGTTGTCCAAGGCCTTGAACGCTCTGGGCTATGACGAACAGGCGTTCCAGGTCATGGACTTTATGGAGAAGCGTTGGCCCAGGTATTACATCGATGAACCCGAGTTGCTGGAGTTGGCCGGAATCATCGCCTTGCGCGTCAACGCCCTGGAATCCGCGAAGCAGCGTTTGCTGACCTACTACAACCTGATTCCGGATACGCCGGATGCTGATATGCTGTTGGCCCGAATCGGGGACATTTATCTGCTTTCCGGCCAGCCGGATCCGGCCAAACGAGTCTTTGAAAGGGCCGCGAAGTTGTTTCCGGACGAGGAGGGCGGGCTGATCGCCAAGATGCGGTTGGTGGAGGGTGGAATCCATGACGAACCCAGTCTGGACGACATCTTCGCCATTCGCAGGGCCGCGGAGGTTTATTCTGAAATTATTTCCAAACACCCGGACAGCCCTCTGGCCGCGGTGGCCACGATCAAGCTGGCCATCTGGCAGATATGGAATAATCGACTCGAAGACAGCTTGATGGTCGTCAGTGAGTTTTTGGAGAACCAACCCAACCACTCCCTGGTCCCCAAGGCTCTTGAAGTGGGTGTCGAGGCCTTCACGCAGTTGGTGGAACGCAACGCCGCGGACGGACGATATCCTGAGATTTTGGAGCAGTGGCGCGAGAACGTCTTTTTGCACGATCTGCTGGACGATCTGTCCCCGAGCACCCAACTTGGCCTGGCCATGGCCTACTGGACCGCTGGCGAGATGGAACAGGCCATTGCCTTGGCCCGGCCCTACCTCCGGGAGGACACGCCGAAGGAACTGCAAATAGCGGCTCTGGAGTTGATTTTGGGGATTTTTCTGGAGCAGCAGGAGTGGGCGCGGATCGTGGACCTGGCTCCATTTCGGGAGGAACTGCCCGAGGCGCAGCGGCGGGAACTGACCTATTCCGTGGCTCTGGCCATGGAAAATCTGGGCCGTTCCGAGGAAGCCCGGCCGCTTTGGCGGGGACTGGCCGAGGACCTCGGCCTGAGCGACGCCCAACGCGGCTACTCTCTGTACTTCTTGGCCCGCACGGCCATGCAGGAGGAAGACTTCGAGCGCGTCTACCTCTACGCCCAGGAGGCCCTGAGCCTGCTGCTGCTGGACCGGGAGGACCCGGGCAAGATCAGAGATGCCGTAACCTGGCTGACCCAGGTCACGGGGCGCACCGGCCGGCTTCAGGAAGCCCTGGCCTGGGCCTTGGAATTGGATCAGCTCATCGATCGCTCCGACCCGGACTGGAGCATGAGTCGCTATCGCTTGGCTCAACTCTACCAGCGTGCCCAGAACCACGCCGAATGGAAGGCCGTTCTGGAAAACTTGAAGGCCGAAGACCCCCAGGGCCTTTACGGCCGCCTGGCCGCCTCGGCCCTTCAGGGACGGACCCTGGAAGACAGCGCTGGTCGGTTTTTTTAG
- a CDS encoding DUF58 domain-containing protein — translation MPFSTIWSRLRSRIASRATRLDGKNRLPVRLGSNRIYILPTKAGVAFFILLVVLLLISINYNNPPGYLLTFLLAGIALVGIFHTHRGLSGLLIAPGSALPIFAGSRAEFPVMVANPSRWPRHGIQVGWARVETGPLKDVPAAEEQTFLPSLPAANRGELRPKRVVIATVFPLGLFRAWSWVALPLRCMVYPAPAPRASLLDQHNAAPDQGGERPRAGNPLEGEEYHGLRAYQPGDPLRRIAWKAVARGSELVSKEFGGAANLEEIVLDWDRLPDEEIEAKLSRLCRLVLDAEVSGRSYSLRIPGKRIPTGNGPRQMHACLTALALFSMLDAQTLDEAPR, via the coding sequence ATGCCGTTTTCCACGATCTGGAGCCGCCTGCGATCTCGCATCGCCAGCCGAGCCACCCGACTTGACGGAAAAAACCGCCTACCCGTGCGGCTGGGAAGCAATCGCATCTACATTCTGCCCACCAAAGCCGGAGTCGCCTTCTTCATCTTACTGGTAGTCCTGCTGCTGATCTCCATCAACTACAACAACCCGCCCGGCTACCTCCTGACCTTCCTGCTGGCCGGCATCGCCCTGGTCGGCATTTTTCACACCCATCGCGGCCTCTCCGGGCTGCTGATCGCGCCTGGATCTGCGTTACCGATCTTCGCGGGCAGCCGGGCGGAATTCCCGGTCATGGTCGCCAATCCCAGCCGGTGGCCGCGTCACGGCATCCAGGTCGGCTGGGCCCGTGTCGAAACCGGACCTTTGAAAGACGTTCCCGCCGCCGAGGAGCAGACCTTTCTTCCGTCCTTGCCAGCGGCCAACCGAGGGGAACTGCGGCCAAAGCGGGTCGTTATCGCCACGGTTTTCCCCCTGGGCCTGTTCCGGGCCTGGTCCTGGGTCGCCCTGCCCTTGCGCTGCATGGTATACCCGGCCCCAGCCCCGAGGGCTTCCCTCCTGGATCAACACAACGCTGCTCCGGACCAAGGCGGGGAACGGCCGCGTGCGGGAAATCCCCTGGAAGGCGAGGAGTATCATGGCTTGCGAGCCTACCAGCCAGGCGACCCCTTGCGAAGGATCGCCTGGAAGGCCGTAGCCAGGGGGTCGGAGCTGGTGTCCAAAGAATTCGGCGGCGCCGCGAACCTGGAGGAAATCGTGTTGGACTGGGACAGGCTGCCCGATGAGGAGATCGAGGCCAAGCTGTCCCGGCTCTGTCGTCTGGTGCTGGACGCGGAGGTCTCCGGACGCTCCTACAGCCTTCGGATTCCCGGCAAACGCATTCCAACGGGCAACGGACCTCGCCAGATGCACGCCTGTTTGACGGCCCTGGCGCTTTTCTCCATGCTTGATGCGCAGACACTTGACGAGGCGCCGCGATGA
- a CDS encoding ArsR/SmtB-type metalloregulator TsoR: MTDPACIPQEKLADAAFLAKALSDANRLRILCCLGRGERSVNQIAEALDLSQPLVSHHLKELKRALLVRVERRGPFIFYTLTSEEILSILCALSALAQALLAEKKSF, encoded by the coding sequence ATGACCGATCCTGCCTGTATCCCCCAGGAAAAACTCGCTGACGCGGCCTTTCTGGCCAAGGCCCTGTCCGACGCCAACCGGCTGCGGATTTTGTGTTGCCTGGGCCGGGGCGAGCGGTCCGTGAACCAGATCGCCGAGGCCCTGGACCTTTCCCAGCCTTTGGTTTCGCATCACCTGAAGGAACTCAAGCGGGCCTTGCTGGTCCGGGTGGAGCGGCGCGGGCCGTTCATCTTCTACACCCTGACATCCGAGGAAATCCTGTCCATCCTATGCGCCTTGAGCGCGTTGGCCCAGGCCCTGCTTGCCGAGAAGAAATCCTTTTGA
- a CDS encoding DUF3488 and DUF4129 domain-containing transglutaminase family protein, with amino-acid sequence MMLRALRTLLRDPHGSWLWILGPALLASLPHFARYPAWIGLTCIGLWTLWLSTLRHPKLKPPRMIRFALTLGCVGGVFLSFGYLLGPEPGTALLLLLLALKPLEAKGRRDQIQILFMTYLLVLLQFLHSQSLLVAGYMILVVLIATAALVGVSHPASQTNPRFRLRQAGILLLQALPVMLILFVLFPRLPGSLWGLFQTPRTGLTGLSDTMNPGDISELLQSSEVVFRVAFVDQPPTVSRMYWRALVLWETDGRAWRVGEPDRASDHKYERDFDSWRVRALGEPVEYVLTMEAHDQRWLPVLEMPLTKGWGGQLSSSAEASSEMIHETLPDTETETPGVTAEELEPAPDFRIEIREELRRRARFQLQAALEFETNAPTRLERRRALALPPSGNERARELARKWVETSTEERAVVDQALFFFRDEAFGYTLRPPLLGKEAVDDFLFRTRSGYCEHYASAFTFLMRAAGIPARVVVGYQGGDRNPLGDYFVIRQYNAHAWSEVWLEETGWTRVDPTTVLAPERIDVGAGALVPNIDMPRMLSSREVGWVINAWRGLTQGWDAANTLWNQWVLDFDFERQRRFLERFGLAGTTRLERFGHLALALSLSFVAAALIYGVILLRSRPPEDALDKIYSRFCRRLAKIGIPRLPQEGPRDFALRATGVRPDLAEPITAISEGYIQLRYGESPSSGRDAGSLKAQQDELIRMVRAFRPKRA; translated from the coding sequence ATGATGCTCCGTGCCTTGCGAACCCTCCTGCGTGATCCCCACGGCTCCTGGCTCTGGATTCTCGGTCCGGCCCTCCTGGCCTCGCTGCCGCACTTCGCCAGGTATCCAGCGTGGATAGGGCTGACCTGCATTGGGTTATGGACCCTGTGGCTCTCCACCTTGCGGCACCCAAAATTGAAGCCGCCCAGAATGATTCGGTTCGCCTTGACCCTGGGCTGCGTGGGCGGCGTCTTCCTCAGTTTCGGCTATTTGCTGGGACCGGAACCCGGCACGGCCCTGCTCCTGCTCCTGCTGGCCCTGAAGCCCCTCGAAGCCAAGGGACGCCGGGATCAGATTCAAATTCTGTTCATGACCTACCTGCTGGTGCTGCTCCAGTTTCTGCACAGCCAAAGCCTGCTGGTGGCGGGATACATGATTCTGGTCGTTCTAATCGCCACGGCGGCCCTGGTTGGCGTATCCCACCCAGCCAGCCAGACAAATCCGCGGTTTCGGCTGCGCCAGGCTGGGATCCTGCTGCTCCAGGCCCTGCCGGTAATGTTGATCCTGTTCGTGCTCTTTCCCCGGCTGCCCGGCTCCCTTTGGGGCCTGTTCCAGACCCCGAGAACCGGTCTGACCGGGCTGAGCGACACCATGAACCCCGGAGACATCAGCGAACTGCTGCAATCATCGGAAGTGGTCTTCCGGGTCGCCTTCGTCGACCAGCCGCCGACGGTGAGCCGAATGTACTGGCGGGCACTGGTGCTCTGGGAAACGGACGGTCGGGCCTGGCGGGTCGGCGAACCCGACCGGGCATCCGATCATAAGTATGAGCGAGACTTCGATTCATGGCGGGTCCGGGCTCTAGGCGAACCCGTGGAATACGTCCTGACCATGGAGGCCCATGATCAACGCTGGCTTCCGGTCCTGGAAATGCCGCTGACGAAAGGCTGGGGTGGGCAATTGAGTTCATCGGCGGAGGCATCGTCGGAGATGATCCACGAAACGCTGCCGGACACGGAAACGGAGACACCTGGGGTCACGGCTGAAGAACTCGAACCTGCTCCGGACTTTCGGATTGAGATTCGCGAAGAGCTGCGTCGTCGCGCCCGGTTTCAGCTCCAGGCCGCATTGGAGTTCGAAACCAACGCCCCGACGCGGCTGGAGCGCCGTCGCGCCCTGGCGTTGCCGCCCTCCGGCAACGAGCGGGCCAGGGAACTGGCCCGGAAGTGGGTCGAGACTTCAACGGAAGAGCGGGCTGTAGTGGACCAGGCTTTGTTTTTTTTCCGCGACGAGGCCTTTGGCTACACCCTGCGTCCGCCCTTGCTGGGCAAGGAGGCCGTGGACGATTTTCTGTTCCGGACCCGGAGCGGGTATTGTGAGCATTATGCGTCGGCCTTCACCTTCCTGATGCGCGCGGCCGGCATTCCGGCCCGGGTGGTCGTCGGCTATCAGGGCGGAGACCGCAACCCCTTGGGGGATTACTTCGTGATCCGCCAGTACAACGCCCATGCCTGGAGCGAGGTTTGGCTGGAGGAAACCGGCTGGACCCGTGTGGATCCGACCACGGTGCTCGCACCGGAACGAATCGACGTGGGCGCCGGGGCCCTGGTGCCGAATATCGACATGCCCAGGATGCTTTCCAGCCGGGAAGTGGGGTGGGTGATCAACGCCTGGCGTGGCCTGACCCAGGGATGGGACGCGGCCAATACGCTTTGGAACCAATGGGTCCTGGATTTCGACTTTGAACGGCAGCGCCGTTTTCTGGAGCGTTTCGGCCTAGCCGGAACGACCCGCCTGGAACGCTTCGGCCACCTGGCCCTGGCTCTGAGCCTGAGCTTCGTCGCCGCGGCCCTGATCTATGGCGTGATTCTGCTCCGGTCCCGTCCGCCCGAGGACGCCCTGGACAAGATCTATTCCAGGTTCTGCCGCCGTCTGGCCAAAATCGGCATCCCCCGCTTGCCCCAGGAAGGCCCACGGGATTTCGCCCTCCGTGCCACCGGAGTGCGCCCGGATCTGGCAGAGCCGATCACTGCCATCAGCGAGGGCTATATCCAGTTACGCTATGGGGAGTCTCCGTCGTCCGGCCGGGACGCAGGCTCTCTCAAGGCCCAACAGGACGAATTGATTCGGATGGTTCGGGCATTTCGCCCCAAACGGGCCTGA
- a CDS encoding sigma-54-dependent Fis family transcriptional regulator, producing MGVDRTGIIGESPSLRQVFAVLGKVSPTDSTVLVTGESGTGKELLVRALHANSKRKGKAFVPINCGAIPRDLIESELFGHEKGAFTHAIRSRAGRFEIADGGTIFLDEIGELDLTLQVKILRVIQEKEFERVGGTVTTKVDVRIVAATNRDLEQEVAQGRFREDLFYRLNVIPIHLPPLRERYDDIILLGQHFLNVFCEQKQREVLRLTSQAQDFLIAYPWPGNVRELENFMERISILCENSEVAPEDLPEKILKFVGHEVPKRKPKLALEGFAWPTLVDLRDQSRGLKEFMDEIEDRLLQEALEECGGVKNQAAELLGIKRTTLIEKLKKRNAANG from the coding sequence ATGGGCGTTGATCGGACCGGAATCATCGGGGAGAGCCCCAGTCTGCGGCAGGTGTTCGCCGTGCTGGGCAAAGTCTCGCCCACGGACAGCACTGTACTGGTCACCGGTGAATCCGGGACGGGAAAAGAGCTGCTGGTGCGCGCCCTGCATGCCAACAGCAAGCGTAAAGGCAAGGCCTTCGTGCCCATCAATTGCGGGGCCATTCCCAGGGACCTGATCGAATCCGAACTCTTCGGCCATGAGAAGGGCGCCTTCACCCACGCCATCCGTTCCCGGGCCGGCCGCTTTGAAATAGCTGACGGTGGGACGATTTTTCTGGATGAAATCGGGGAGCTGGACCTGACCCTACAGGTGAAGATCCTTCGAGTGATCCAGGAAAAGGAATTTGAACGGGTTGGCGGGACCGTGACCACCAAGGTGGACGTGCGCATCGTCGCGGCCACCAATCGGGACTTGGAGCAGGAGGTGGCCCAGGGGCGGTTCCGGGAGGATCTGTTCTATCGCCTGAACGTGATTCCTATCCATCTTCCCCCGCTACGCGAACGCTACGACGACATCATCTTGCTGGGGCAGCACTTTCTGAACGTGTTCTGCGAGCAAAAACAGCGCGAGGTGTTGCGTTTGACGTCCCAGGCCCAGGACTTTCTGATTGCCTACCCTTGGCCTGGAAATGTCCGGGAACTGGAAAATTTTATGGAGCGCATTTCTATTTTGTGCGAGAACAGTGAAGTCGCTCCAGAGGATTTACCCGAAAAAATCCTGAAGTTCGTGGGCCATGAGGTCCCGAAGCGGAAGCCGAAACTCGCCCTGGAGGGCTTTGCCTGGCCGACCCTGGTGGATTTACGCGATCAGAGCAGAGGGTTGAAGGAGTTCATGGACGAGATCGAAGACCGCCTGCTCCAGGAAGCCCTGGAGGAGTGCGGGGGCGTCAAAAATCAGGCTGCGGAACTGCTGGGAATCAAGCGGACAACGCTGATCGAAAAGCTCAAGAAGCGTAACGCCGCCAACGGCTGA